CGTCTCCGGCACGCGCGTCGCACTGTAGCTGCCCAGGACGATGCCGGGCAGCGAGCCCATCAGCAGCACGCCCATCAGCGCCCAATCCACGTCGCCAAGCGCCCAGTGTCCCGTGCCGGCCACCAGCGTCAGCGGGACGGCGTGAGCGATGTCGGAGCCGATGATGGTCGCCATCGGCAGGCGCGGGTAGAGCAGGAGCAGCACGGTCACACCGACCGCGCCGGCGCCGACCGATGAAATCGAGACCAGCACGCCGAGCACGGCACCGGTGACCACGGTCGCGATTGCCGTGGTGCGGTCATCGACGCCTTCGAGCGTTCTGCGATAGCGCTCAATGATTGCCTTTCGGAAGATCAGCGAGATTGCGGTGAGCAGCAGCGCGAAGCACAGCACCAGATTGACCAGGCCGCGCTCGGCATCGCTGTTGAGATCGAGCTTCCACAGCACAAGTAACGTCAGCGCGCTTGCGGGAATGCTGCCGCAGGCAAGACGCAGCACTGCCGGCCAATGCACGCTGCGCGACCAGCCATGCACCACGCTGCCGCCCGTCTTGGTGCCGGCGGCGTAGAGCAGGTCAGTCCCGACCGCGGTCGAGGGATGGACGCCGAACAACAGGATCAGCAGCGGGGTCATCAGCGAGCCGCCGCCAACGCCGGTCATCCCGACAAGCAGGCCGACGCCGAATCCCGATGCGACGTAGAGCGGATCAATCATCTGTGCGGGAGTCTAGGTTCATCTCGTTGGTCACACAATACGAGGTAGAATAAACCTACTCCTGACGGCAATGGATCGCAGAAAAATAAGAAGGAATGATGCGTCGACTGGCGTCTGGTAGCCATTTTTACCCAAATATTCCCCTCCCGCGAAATGGCTATTTCGCAGCCGCGGGAGGGAAAACGCAAAGGAGCCGAAAAGGTTCCGGAGTGGCGCCGAATTTACCGACGGCCTATTGCCCGAACGCCAGCACGTGCAGGCCGAGCCGTTGTCGCACGATCCGGAACAACAGCACGGTCTCGAAGGTGAGCGAGATCGAGGTCGCTGCGGCCGCGCCGCGGCCGCCGAAATGCGGCACCAGCGCGATGCAGAGGATGACGTTCATCACGAACGCCAGCGCGTAGGCGAGTGCGCAGATCTTCTGGTGACCAAGCATGTTGAGGAGCCGCTCGACCGGGCCGATCGCAGCGCGCACCACGAGCCCGACCGCGGCGATGAACATGATGTCGTAACCGATCACGAATTGCGGTCCGAACAGCCAGAGCAGCGGCTTGCCGAGTGCCAGCAGCACGGCGGTCGCCGCGAGCGAGGGCCAGAAGGTCCAGTTGATGGCATGCGCGACATAGGCCGACAGGCGGGTCTTGTCGCCGAGTGCGTTGTATTCGGCGAAGCGATGCGCCGCAGTTGCCGACATCGCGTAGTGAATGAAGGACACCAGCGCCAACGTCTTTATCACGGCGAAATAGACGCCGACCTCGTCGGAGGGACGGAATTGCTGGAGCACCAGCACGTCGGTGTAGGACAACAGCAGGTAAAAGCTCTCGACCAGTAGGATCGGCAGCGAGATCGCAAGCCAACCGCTGATGTCATAGGCCTTGGGACCGTTCTCGACATGGCCCGCAAGCTTGCGGTTGAGCATCACCATCTGGCCGGTCATCGCGATCCACACCGCGCCTGCGCTCGCCACCATCGCGGCAGTCGCGCCGAGATGGAAGCCGAGCAGCAAGGCTGAGGCGGTGATGCCGATGATCAGCGCCTGACGGATGATGAATTGCGGCATCAGGCCGAGCTGCATCCAGTCATGTACGCGGGCGATGCCGTCCTGGGTGTTGGCGACGACGAAGGCCGGCAGCGTCATGCAGCCGATATACAGCGGAAGATGCGCGGCCGGATCGATCCATGGCGACAGCAGGAGGACGAGCCCGGCCAGCGCCAGCGAGACCAGGGCCGAGACGACGAAGGTCAGCCAGCGGCTGCCGGAGAGAAAGCCACGCAGCAGCGCCTGCTCGCCGCTGGTGCGGTATTCCGGAATGATCTTCTGCGCGGAGGCCGAAATGCCGAAATCCATCATGCTGCCGAGCAGCAGCACCCAGGTCCAGACATAGACGTAGACGCCGTAATCGGACGTGCCCATCCAGCGCGCCAGCAGGATCTGCGAGAGATAGGCAAGACCGGCGCTGATCACGCGGATGAGGAAGATAGTGCCCGCAAGCCGCCGCGTCAGCGACGCCTCGCTCGTGCCGCCGCCCGCGCCGGCCAGCCTGGCACACAGCCGCGCGATGAGGCCGGTTGCGGGTTGTGCGTCCATCACGGCCACGTCAAAGATCCCCTGCCCCTCGCAAGATGCGGCAGGTTGGACGTAGCAACCATTCGTTAAGAAACGGTTGGGTGGCCCCTCATGGTCGTCCTGGCGAAAGCCAGGACGACTGCTCAATCCAGATTGACATTGAACTCGTACGACTTCTCCGGCCCCACCAGCGTGAACTTCAACGCGGCGCCGTCGGGCTTGGCGCCGGGCGGCAGGCCGTCGAGATCGAAGGCGAAGCGCTTGACGCCTGCCGGGCCGTGCTCGACCGGCGAGGGGATCGGCAGCGCCCAGTCGGGCGTCGGCCCCTCCACGAACAGGTTGACGTCGCGCCCATCGGGCGTGGCCACGTCGACCAGCACCTTCGTGGCGTCCACGCGCGTGACGTCGCGGATGGTCAGCGGAGTGGGATCGCCGATATTGGCGGGCTTCGGCACGGTGTCGAGCGCCGCGAACAGCACGCCGTCCTCGGTCGAGGCGACGCTGTTGAAGCCGAGCTCGGCGCTGGCCTCAACGGGGATACAGAGCTTTTCGCAGACCGCGTAGTTGATCTCGGCGCGCAGGGTCACCGGCTTGTCCGGGGCTTTGGCGACGATGCGCAGCGGCAGCACGATCTGGTCGTGATAGCCGATCGAATGGCCGCCGGCGCCGTCGTCGAACTTCAGGGGCGCCGGCCACAGCACGGTCACAGCTTCGACATTTTCGGACTTGGAGAAGTCGAACCGCGGCGGAACGCCGGAATCGCCGGGCGTGCGCCAATAGGTCTTCCAGCCGTGCTGAAGCTGGAATGCGATGCCGCCGAGCAGCACGGGGCCGCTACGCGATCCCGCCAAAAGGCGCACGGCGGAATGGCCGTCGCGCTGCCAGGGCGAGGCGTCGTCGGCGCGGACGATCGAGGGCTGCGCCGACACGAGCAAGGTTGCGGCGACGATGGTCGCAGCATGCTTGGGAACCATGGTGAGCATAGCACGTCTTTACAGGGTCGATGCGGCGCAAACCATTGAATTGCTTGTGATGGATGCATCGGAATGAGGCTTGGGAATTTGGCTTGGGGAATTGGGCTTGGGGAATTCGGTCCACGCAAGCCTTGATTTGACAGCGGGCAAGCCCGACATCAGGATATGAACCAAGAGGGGAGTGCTTCACCCATGGGTTCTGCAGGCAAGAGAACTGGCGACAGCACCCCGGCGGCCGGCCCCGCCGTCCCCAATTCGACGGGCTATCTCGACGGGCGGCTCCTGATC
This genomic interval from Bradyrhizobium sp. CB82 contains the following:
- a CDS encoding sulfite exporter TauE/SafE family protein — protein: MIDPLYVASGFGVGLLVGMTGVGGGSLMTPLLILLFGVHPSTAVGTDLLYAAGTKTGGSVVHGWSRSVHWPAVLRLACGSIPASALTLLVLWKLDLNSDAERGLVNLVLCFALLLTAISLIFRKAIIERYRRTLEGVDDRTTAIATVVTGAVLGVLVSISSVGAGAVGVTVLLLLYPRLPMATIIGSDIAHAVPLTLVAGTGHWALGDVDWALMGVLLMGSLPGIVLGSYSATRVPETVLRLTLASVLFVVAGKIMFAELNLSSAIVTALAWTH
- a CDS encoding oligosaccharide flippase family protein, yielding MAVMDAQPATGLIARLCARLAGAGGGTSEASLTRRLAGTIFLIRVISAGLAYLSQILLARWMGTSDYGVYVYVWTWVLLLGSMMDFGISASAQKIIPEYRTSGEQALLRGFLSGSRWLTFVVSALVSLALAGLVLLLSPWIDPAAHLPLYIGCMTLPAFVVANTQDGIARVHDWMQLGLMPQFIIRQALIIGITASALLLGFHLGATAAMVASAGAVWIAMTGQMVMLNRKLAGHVENGPKAYDISGWLAISLPILLVESFYLLLSYTDVLVLQQFRPSDEVGVYFAVIKTLALVSFIHYAMSATAAHRFAEYNALGDKTRLSAYVAHAINWTFWPSLAATAVLLALGKPLLWLFGPQFVIGYDIMFIAAVGLVVRAAIGPVERLLNMLGHQKICALAYALAFVMNVILCIALVPHFGGRGAAAATSISLTFETVLLFRIVRQRLGLHVLAFGQ
- a CDS encoding protein-disulfide reductase DsbD domain-containing protein, which encodes MLTMVPKHAATIVAATLLVSAQPSIVRADDASPWQRDGHSAVRLLAGSRSGPVLLGGIAFQLQHGWKTYWRTPGDSGVPPRFDFSKSENVEAVTVLWPAPLKFDDGAGGHSIGYHDQIVLPLRIVAKAPDKPVTLRAEINYAVCEKLCIPVEASAELGFNSVASTEDGVLFAALDTVPKPANIGDPTPLTIRDVTRVDATKVLVDVATPDGRDVNLFVEGPTPDWALPIPSPVEHGPAGVKRFAFDLDGLPPGAKPDGAALKFTLVGPEKSYEFNVNLD